Proteins from a single region of Lates calcarifer isolate ASB-BC8 linkage group LG19, TLL_Latcal_v3, whole genome shotgun sequence:
- the marcksb gene encoding LOW QUALITY PROTEIN: myristoylated alanine-rich protein kinase C substrate b (The sequence of the model RefSeq protein was modified relative to this genomic sequence to represent the inferred CDS: deleted 1 base in 1 codon), protein MGAQISKTAGKEEAAVEKPAEGAAVAAKANGQENGHAKTNGDASPAAEEANKADVQANGSTPTEEAPKEEGEKVEGAEANGEKEPTATNGEASAKPEEGTPSTSEDGKQKKKRFSFKKPSFKLSGFSFKKTKKESEEAAEEGAAAAAAEPAEGEKAASEEAAAEETKPAEAGEEGAKEAAAEEPEAKEEAKAEEGAAAAAAAGGGEEKPAEASPTEPETAASPEAAAAAE, encoded by the exons ATGGGAGCACAAATCTCCAAAACCGCTGGAAAAGAGGAAGCCGCGGTGGAAAAGCCGGCAGAAGGTGCAGCTGTTGCAGCAAAGGCCAACGGCCAG GAGAATGGCCATGCCAAGACCAATGGGGATGCCTctccagctgcagaggaggCCAACAAAGCTGATGTTCAGGCCAACGGCAGCACTCCTACTGAGGAGGCGCCAAAAGAAGAAGGCGAGAAAGTAGAGGGTGCCGAGGCCAATGGAGAGAAGGAGCCCACAGCCACAAATGGAGAAGCTTCTGCCAAGCCGGAGGAAGGCACTCCATCCACCAGCGAGGACGGCAAGCAGAAGAAAAAGCGTTTCTCCTTCAAGAAACCCTCCTTCAAGCTGAGCGGCTTCTCTTTCAAGAAGACCAAGAAGGAGtctgaggaggcagcagaggaaggagcTGCAGCGGCGGCAGCAGAACCAGCCGAAGGAGAGAAGGCGGCATCAGAGGAGGCAGCCGCTGAGGAGACCAAGCCG GCCGAGGCTGGTGAGGAGGGAGCCAAGGAGGCTGCAGCTGAGGAGCCAGAGGCCAAGGAGGAGGCGAAGGCAGAggaaggagcagcagcagcagcagcagcaggaggcggAGAGGAGAAACCAGCTGAAGCTTCACCCACTGAACCAGAGACGGCAGCCAGTCCAGAGGCCGCCGCTGCTGCCGAGTAA
- the fyna gene encoding tyrosine-protein kinase fyna, producing the protein MGCVQCKDKEAAKLTDDRETSLSHNSGYRYGSDPTPQHYPSFGVTTIPNYNNFHSAATQGVTVFGGVHTSSQSGTLRSRGGTGVTLFVALYDYEARTEDDLSFRKGERFQILNSTEGDWWEARSLTTGGTGYIPSNYVAPVDSIQAEDWYFGKLGRKDAERQLLSNGNARGTFLIRESETTKGAYSLSIQDWDDIKGDHVKHYKIRKLDSGGYYITTRAQFETLQQLVQHYSARAAGLCCRLIVPCHKGMPRLTDLSVKTKDVWEIPRESLQLIKRLGNGQFGEVWMGTWNGTTKVAVKTLKPGTMSPESFLEEAQIMKKLRHDKLVQLYAVVSEEPIYIVTEYMSKGSLLDFLKDGEGRSLKLPNLVDMAAQVAAGMAYIERMNYIHRDLRSANILVGDSLVCKIADFGLARLIEDNEYTARQGAKFPIKWTAPEAALYGKFTIKSDVWSFGILLTELVTKGRVPYPGMNNREVLEQVERGYRMPCPQDCPTSLHELMVQCWKKDPEERPTFEYLQAFLEDYFTATEPQYQPGDNL; encoded by the exons ATGGGCTGTGTCCAATGTAAGGATAAAGAAGCAGCAAAACTCACCGATGACCGGGAGACCAGCCTCTCGCACAACTCCGGATACCGCTATGGATCCGACCCCACGCCGCAGCACTACCCCAGCTTTGGGGTCACCACCATCCCCAACTACAACAACTTCCACAGCGCCGCCACACAGGGGGTGACCGTGTTCGGAGGGGTCCACACGTCCTCGCAGTCCGGGACGCTTCGGTCTCGAGGAGGAACAG GGGTGACTCTGTTTGTGGCTCTTTATGACTATGAAGCCAGGACTGAGGATGACCTCAGCTTCAGAAAGGGGGAGAGGTTCCAGATCCTCAACAGCAC CGAGGGAGACTGGTGGGAGGCTCGTTCTCTCACTACAGGTGGAACTGGTTACATTCCCAGCAATTACGTAGCTCCCGTGGACTCGATCCAAGCTGAGGA CTGGTATTTTGGTAAATTAGGTCGAAAGGATGCAGAGAGGCAACTGCTCTCCAACGGCAACGCCAGAGGCACTTTCCTCATCCGTGAGAGTGAAACAACCAAAG GGGCCTACTCCCTCTCCATCCAGGACTGGGATGACATCAAGGGAGACCACGTCAAACACTATAAGATTCGCAAGCTGGACAGCGGAGGCTACTACATCACCACCAGGGCCCAGTTCGAAACGCTGCAGCAGCTAGTACAGCACTACTCTG CCAGGGCCGCGGGGCTGTGCTGCCGCCTGATCGTGCCATGCCACAAAGGCATGCCTCGTTTGACCGACCTGTCCGTCAAAACCAAAGACGTGTGGGAGATCCCACGAGAGTCACTGCAGCTCATCAAACGTCTCGGGAACGGCCAGTTTGGAGAAGTCTGGATGG gCACATGGAATGGCACCACCAAGGTGGCAGTGAAGACTCTGAAGCCCGGCACTATGTCGCCTGAGTCCTTCCTGGAGGAGGCTCAGATCATGAAGAAGCTCCGACATGACAAACTGGTGCAGCTCTACGCTGTGGTGTCAGAAGAACCCATCTACATCGTCACTGAGTACATGAGCAAAG ggagTTTGCTTGATTTCCTGAAGGACGGAGAAGGGCGAAGCCTCAAGCTGCCAAATCTAGTGGACATGGCAGCTCAG GTGGCAGCAGGCATGGCGTATATTGAGAGGATGAACTACATCCACAGAGACCTGCGCTCTGCCAACATCCTAGTCGGAGACAGTCTGGTGTGTAAGATCGCTGACTTTGGTCTGGCCAGGCTTATCGAGGACAATGAATACACAGCTAGACAAG GTGCAAAGTTTCCCATAAAGTGGACTGCTCCCGAGGCCGCTCTTTATGGGAAATTCACCATCAAGTCAGACGTGTGGTCGTTTGGTATCCTGCTGACAGAGCTGGTGACCAAGGGCAGAGTGCCCTACCCAG GCATGAACAACCGCGAGGTGCTGGAGCAGGTGGAGCGAGGCTACCGGATGCCGTGCCCGCAGGACTGCCCCACGTCCCTGCACGAGCTCATGGTGCAGTGCTGGAAGAAAGACCCAGAGGAGAGGCCCACGTTCGAGTACCTGCAGGCCTTTTTGGAGGACTATTTCACTGCCACTGAGCCGCAGTACCAGCCAGGGGATAACCTCTGA
- the col10a1a gene encoding collagen, type X, alpha 1a, whose product MDIRVACILLLMATLTAAHGKGYVVKKVVPYPVKSHMVSVAGEPGPPGEPGPEGPQGPPGPPGESAEGLPGPQGPPGPPGAPGRSISGKPGSPGGPGKPGNDGAPGEKGDTGATGPQGPRGFSGSPGSPGPAGLSATGKPGPAGLPGAMGPRGEPGLKGHPGIPGLPGSKGDRGVGAPGPQGETGPEGPMGPPGAPGADAVGKPGKPGAPGEPGKSGSPGRDGATGPMGPQGPKGHTGAPGVGLPGKPGENGAPGLPGQVGPKGHQGPAGAPGAPGVPGYGKPGANGQKGERGATGPTGATGPKGEQGHTGYTGATGATGPTGPTGPQGETGAPGEPGAVGPKGDTGATGPQGPKGNKGDQGPQGFQGKQGYPGAAGPPGPRGATGPSGNKGDVGAPGTPGAPGIPGPAGPKGHPGRAGEPGSAGSDGAPGEKGPAGPQGPAGAPGHKGHPGLPGPPGPAGLAAKGVPGPQGPPGLPGEPGADGETGPAGPPGPPGPPGEVVFEKGKGISEVMVKSPMSAFTASLATPYPAAGSPIKFDQIVYNAENHYDPETGIFTCQVPGVYYFAYSIHVNGAHALVALYKNGQPVMFTYDEYNKGFLDQMSGSAVLLLDEQDTVYVQIPDDEANGVFAAENVHCSFSGFLIAST is encoded by the exons ATGGACATACGAGTAGCgtgcatcctcctcctcatggcCACCTTGACGGCAGCCCATGGGAAAGGGTATGTGGTGAAGAAGGTGGTGCCCTACCCCGTGAAGAGCCACA TGGTGTCAGTGGCAGGTGAGCCTGGTCCTCCAGGTGAGCCTGGCCCTGAGGGACCTCAGGGCCCTCCTGGCCCCCCAGGTGAGAGTGCTGAAGGTCTGCCTGGACCCCAAGGACCTCCTGGACCTCCTGGAGCCCCTGGTCGCTCCATCTCTGGCAAACCTGGATCCCCAGGTGGACCTGGCAAACCTGGCAACGACGGCGCACCTGGTGAGAAGGGTGACACTGGAGCCACTGGCCCTCAGGGACCTAGGGGATTCTCAGGATCTCCTGGAAGCCCCGGACCTGCTGGCCTCTCTGCTACTGGCAAGCCTGGACCTGCTGGTCTTCCTGGAGCAATGGGACCTAGAGGAGAGCCTGGTCTGAAAGGACACCCAGGTATTCCTGGTCTTCCAGGTTCTAAGGGGGATAGAGGGGTTGGAGCTCCTGGACCTCAGGGTGAGACAGGACCTGAAGGACCTATGGGTCCACCAGGAGCACCAGGTGCAGATGCAGTTGGAAAACCAGGAAAACCAGGTGCACCTGGTGAGCCAGGAAAGTCAGGTAGCCCAGGTAGGGATGGTGCAACTGGTCCCATGGGACCACAGGGTCCTAAGGGACACACTGGAGCCCCAGGTGTAGGTCTGCCAGGTAAACCAGGTGAGAATGGCGCCCCAGGCCTGCCTGGCCAAGTTGGCCCTAAAGGCCACCAGGGACCTGCTGGAGCCCCTGGTGCCCCTGGAGTCCCCGGATATGGAAAGCCAGGTGCAAATGGacagaagggagagaggggagctACAGGTCCCACTGGTGCCACAGGTCCAAAGGGTGAGCAAGGTCACACAGGATATACTGGTGCAACTGGTGCCACTGGCCCCACTGGTCCCACTGGACCTCAGGGTGAAACAGGTGCTCCTGGTGAACCTGGTGCCGTTGGCCCAAAAGGTGACACAGGTGCAACTGGACCTCAGGGGCCTAAGGGAAACAAGGGAGATCAGGGACCACAGGGTTTCCAAGGTAAACAGGGTTACCCAGGTGCAGCTGGTCCTCCTGGCCCCAGGGGAGCCACTGGACCCTCAGGTAACAAAGGTGATGTAGGTGCCCCAGGTACCCCAGGTGCTCCAGGTATTCCTGGCCCTGCTGGACCCAAAGGTCATCCTGGCCGTGCAGGTGAACCAGGTTCTGCTGGTTCTGACGGTGCTCCAGGTGAAAAGGGACCTGCTGGGCCTCAGGGTCCTGCTGGTGCCCCTGGTCATAAGGGACACCCAGGTCTCCCTGGTCCTCCTGGCCCTGCTGGTTTGGCTGCTAAGGGTGTCCCCGGACCTCAGGGTCCTCCTGGTCTTCCCGGTGAGCCTGGTGCTGATGGAGAAACTGGCCCAGCTGGCCCCCCTGGTCCCCCAGGTCCCCCTGGCGAGGTTGTGTTTGAGAAGGGCAAGGGAATTAGTGAGGTTATGGTTAAGTCCCCCATGTCTGCTTTTACTGCATCTCTTGCTACCCCCTACCCTGCTGCTGGCAGCCCCATCAAGTTTGACCAGATAGTGTACAATGCTGAGAATCACTATGACCCTGAGACTGGCATTTTTACTTGCCAGGTTCCTGGAGTTTACTATTTTGCCTACAGCATCCATGTTAATGGAGCTCATGCCCTGGTTGCTCTGTACAAGAATGGCCAGCCTGTTATGTTCACTTATGATGAATACAACAAGGGCTTCCTGGACCAGATGTCCGGTAGCGCTGTCCTCTTGCTCGATGAGCAGGACACAGTCTACGTCCAGATCCCTGATGATGAGGCCAATGGTGTCTTTGCTGCCGAGAATGTCCACTGCTCTTTCTCTGGGTTCCTCATTGCCTCAACGTGA